Proteins from one Anastrepha obliqua isolate idAnaObli1 chromosome 2, idAnaObli1_1.0, whole genome shotgun sequence genomic window:
- the LOC129238379 gene encoding ras GTPase-activating protein raskol-like yields the protein MDFYTKIFDISQNLGLQFSHSRIYVVARRIFYDFWDSEPSSYSIEFIPDTSYEKACRRGSAPATPILGQKQQQQEHNTTSRFTNFFSKRSNPLKRTKSVTKLERTKRGSGGLRGSRSHESLLSSHAVMSSIDLSCTGAVGVAPVHQSVLGRRHCFQVRGGPRGERYYACGSRQERDLWIYSLRKSISPNADHTRHTDNSLKMWIYEAKNLPPKKKYFCELHLDKALYGRTSVKLQTDLLFWGEYFDFPDVPDINVITVNVFREVEKKKKRDKHMFVGSVKIPIHEVTSRIFSEDWYPILSEKSNDSLNRNGKEVTPTLRIKCRFQSTDILPINVYADFLEYLKNNYKRVCETLEPVIGVKAKEDIGQALVLLMHAQGQAGAFLTDVVALDLLRVGDQRLTFRGNSLATKSMEAFLKLTGEQYLQDTLSAPINEIIQSDRDCEVDPTKANGSLQRQQASLRAAVRSAWQCIYESHKHFPQQLRSCFATFRERLQQLGRLDMADNLISASIFLRFLCPAILSPSLFNITNELPSARATRNLTLVAKTLQTLANFTRFQGKESFMEFLNDFLEQEAPRMKEFLQQISSRPEHAAPESILDWAGYIDQGKQLSILHTLLSESISKLPEARQHELDPLQHILDEISKAKESNNFLQHMPHMCPTSHTPTENQENRNPEDMPMQVQQHPPIQHQAQLAQPQHAVVTKPMPAERGIMRGVLTPSSLEKNIFRYNDPTVNALLQQQQQQHAHAHPHQLQSQLSMGSNSGLDKRHSNSQSSIAGGTGYMSTQLQHAQSQSSLASSSINGGGGGSSHNLLVSANIQHHCPPAPAASANNTMERLLVGGGAGNAHYYGLMGNSNGNMSSSMASSSNLSSHNGNESDGTAAGILRATTLPRGNNNNYDELANGEFIQISGLDTNSAFVRKSPTPMLKGNAVQQQRQKLHNSNVSLVLNERTPSKLNLGIPDHSSSSTPHAHKLPAYQRPPPASGAHLHGARDSNPHPNMPMNLEDLDDLFKYAEEHAVVGEVVSANIHASQGGGQQKSAREQLSAKSSHCSSGYQSIATNPPSQSSSPIEQQQQQQQKSSGNTPLAFKNPTYQLQQQQSTGNSAPAHHHHHHHHHQRVNYSSGFHPGGGSNGQPQSAHQQLFGSAASQRPKPQGGGLVAARAALLNNGGTLTPSSSEERLSTDNYHGFGGSSANSKLMKSPSHGHLEAQRSLSGGSSSSSSGANIGLGPVLIQSAASGTRMPRTNPQFKREDIYAPLNGNSSGSYMPAAVAASSAASGIFSNNGFGKPGGGLAHSGANMGGRYQRRLSLDSARTLSDSSTDTEGHCAPHEGKRRRQPRAHTNSGNHQQHIVAAGNSSTGGSAGSANSGSFDQNGEIQLLQETLDTLRHTLDRDEAELRDSSDELFALNRHNSANGGSGGSGVSNLSMQSESTMRSIIDRLITMEEELRREQLKMSLALSHKQRVIEEQGQQIAALDAANSRLLSALTALRQRYENQQQAQQQQQANLAGAGAQQQQQAQ from the exons ATCAAATCCACTCAAACGTACAAAATCAGTTACCAAATTGGAACGCACCAAAAGAGGCTCAGGCGGCTTGCGCGGCTCGCGTTCACATGAGAGTTTACTCTCCAGTCATGCAGTCATGTCGTCGATCG ATCTCTCCTGCACCGGCGCTGTCGGCGTCGCTCCAGTGCATCAGTCCGTGCTCGGCCGTCGACACTGTTTCCAAGTGCGCGGCGGTCCACGTGGCGAGCGCTACTATGCGTGTGGCTCGCGCCAGGAACGCGATCTCTGGATATACTCCTTGCGTAAATCCATATCACCAAATGCCGACCACACGCGCCACACTGACAATTCGTTGAAAATGTGGATCTACGAAGCAAAGAATCTACCACCAAAGAAGAAATATTTCTGCGAACTACACCTTGACAAGGCCCTGTATGGTCGCACCAGCGTCAAACTACAAACTGATTTGCTCTTCTGGGGTGAATACTTCGATTTTCCAGATGTGCCCGACATCAATGTGATCACGGTGAATGTGTTTCGTGAGgtggagaagaagaagaagcgcgATAAGCATATGTTTGTGGGTTCGGTGAAGATACCGATACACGAAGTAACTTCGCGCATATTTTCCGAGGACTGGTATCCTATACTCAGTGAGAAATCCAACGACAGCTTGAACCGCAATGGCAAGGAAGTGACACCGACGCTACGCATCAAATGTCGTTTCCAGAGCACTGATATTCTGCCGATTAATGTGTACGCCGACTTTCTGGaatatctgaaaaataattataaacgcGTTTGTGAAACGCTCGAACCGGTGATAGGCGTGAAGGCCAAAGAGGACATCGGGCAGGCGCTCGTGTTGCTAATGCACGCTCAGGGACAGGCAGGCGCCTTCCTCACCGATGTCGTAGCACTGGATTTGTTACGGGTTGGCGATCAACGGCTCACATTCCGCGGCAATTCATTGGCGACCAAGAGCATGGAAGCTTTTCTCAAATTAACTGGCGAACAGTATTTGCAGGACACGCTGTCGGCGCCCATAAACGAGATTATACAGTCCGATCGTGACTGCGAAGTGGATCCGACAAAAGCGAACGGGTCGCTGCAACGGCAGCAAGCTTCACTGCGCGCAGCAGTGCGTAGCGCCTGGCAGTGCATCTATGAGTCGCACAAACATTTTCCACAGCAATTGCGCTCTTGTTTCGCCACCTTCAGAGAGCGCTTACAACAGTTGGGGCGACTGGATATGGCGGATAATTTAATATCGGCTTCCATCTTTCTGCGCTTCCTGTGCCCGGCGATACTGTCGCCAAGCTTGTTCAATATAACCAACG AGCTTCCCTCCGCACGCGCTACGCGCAATCTTACGCTCGTCGCAAAAACACTTCAAACACTGGCAAACTTCACACGCTTCCAAGGCAAGGAAAGCTTCATGGAGTTTCTCAATGACTTTCTCGAGCAGGAGGCGCCACGCATGAAAGAATTCTTGCAACAGATCTCTTCGCGTCCGGAGCACGCCGCTCCCGAGTCCATACTCGACTGGGCGGGCTACATAGATCAGGGCAAACAACTTTCCATACTGCACACTTTGCTCAGCGAAAGCATCAGCAAGCTGCCAGAGGCACGTCAACATGAACTCGACCCACTGCAACACATTTTAGACGAGATTAGCAAAGCCAAAGAGAGCAATAATTTCTTGCAACACATGCCGCACATGTGCCCCACCTCCCACACACCCACTGAGAATCAAGAGAATCGCAATCCGGAGGATATGCCCATGCAGGTGCAACAACATCCACCAATACAACATCAAGCGCAGCTGGCACAGCCACAACACGCAGTCGTCACAAAACCCATGCCGGCGGAGCGCGGCATTATGCGCGGCGTTTTGACGCCCAGCTCCTTGGAGAAGAACATTTTCCGTTACAATGATCCGACAGTGAATGCGCTGcttcagcagcagcaacaacaacatgcgcATGCACACCCGCATCAATTGCAATCACAGCTCTCAATGGGCAGCAACAGCGGTCTGGACAAGCGGCACTCGAATTCGCAGAGCTCCATCGCGGGCGGCACAGGCTACATGAGCACCCAGCTGCAACACGCGCAGTCACAGAGCTCGTTGGCGTCGTCCTCGATCAATGGCGGTGGCGGTGGCAGCAGCCACAATTTACTGGTTTCAGCCAACATACAGCACCATTGCCCGCCTGCGCCCGCCGCGAGCGCCAACAATACCATGGAACGTTTACTTGTAGGCGGTGGCGCCGGCAATGCGCATTACTACGGCCTCATGGGCAATAGCAACGGAAATATGTCGTCGTCAATGGCCAGCAGCAGCAATTTGAGCAGCCACAATGGTAACGAGAGCGACGGTACTGCTGCGGGCATCCTGCGTGCCACCACATTGCCACgtggcaataacaacaactacgaCGAGCTGGCCAACGGCGAGTTCATACAAATTTCCGGCTTGGATACAAATAGCGCTTTTGTGCGCAAGTCACCGACGCCGATGCTGAAGGGTAACGCAGTGCAGCAGCAACGCCAAAAGTTGCACAACTCGAATGTAAGCCTGGTGCTGAACGAACGCACACCGAGCAAATTGAACCTGGGCATACCCGATCACAGCAGCTCCTCCACGCCGCATGCACACAAGCTGCCCGCATACCAAAGACCGCCGCCCGCATCGGGCGCACATCTGCACGGGGCGCGCGACTCCAATCCACATCCGAACATGCCGATGAATCTTGAAGACCTGGATGATCTCTTCAAGTACGCTGAGGAGCATGCGGTGGTGGGTGAGGTTGTGTCTGCCAACATTCACGCATCGCAAGGGGGCGGCCAACAAAAGAGTGCGCGTGAACAGCTATCGGCTAAGAGTAGTCACTGTTCGTCGGGCTATCAGAGCATCGCCACCAATCCGCCGTCACAGTCGTCAAGCCCCAtcgaacagcagcagcagcaacagcagaaaAGCAGCGGCAATACGCCGCTCGCTTTTAAGAATCCCACATACcagctgcagcagcagcagtcgaCCGGAAACTCAGCGCCCGCGCATCATCACCACCACCATCACCATCATCAGCGTGTCAACTACAGCAGTGGCTTCCACCCCGGTGGCGGCAGCAACGGTCAACCGCAATCGGCACACCAGCAGCTGTTCGGCTCAGCTGCCTCACAACGCCCCAAGCCACAAGGCGGTGGTCTAGTGGCTGCACGTGCAGCGCTCTTGAATAATGGCGGCACGCTGACGCCATCCTCCTCGGAGGAGCGCCTCTCAACCGACAATTACCACGGTTTCGGCGGCAGCAGCGCTAACAGCAAGTTGATGAAGTCACCTTCACACGGTCATTTGGAAGCGCAGCGCTCGCTCAGCGGCGGCAGCAGCTCATCATCGTCGGGCGCCAACATAGGCTTAGGCCCCGTGTTAATACAATCCGCTGCAAGCGGCACTCGCATGCCGCGTACCAATCCACAATTCAAGCGCGAGGACATCTATGCGCCGTTGAATGGCAATAGTAGCGGCAGTTATATGCCAGCAGCAGTCGCTGCTTCCAGCGCAGCGAGTGGAATCTTTAGCAACAATGGCTTTGGAAAACCGGGCGGCGGCTTGGCGCACAGCGGCGCGAATATGGGCGGACGTTATCAGCGGCGCTTGAGTTTAGACTCTGCGCGCACGCTCTCGGATAGCTCAACAGACACAGAAG gtCACTGCGCGCCACATGAAGGCAAACGCCGTCGTCAACCGCGCGCGCACACAAACTCCGGCAATCATCAACAGCACATCGTGGCGGCCGGCAATAGTAGCACTGGTGGCAGCGCTGGCAGCGCAAATAGCGGCAGCTTCGACCAGAATGGCGAAATACAGCTGCTACAGGAAACCTTAGACACGTTGCGGCATACGCTGGACCGCGACGAAGCGGAGCTGCGCGATTCAAGTGATGAGCTGTTCGCGCTAAATCGACACAATAGCGCGAATGGTGGTAGCGGCGGCAGCGGTGTGAGCAATTTGAGCATGCAATCGGAGTCGACAATGCGCAGTATTATCGATAG GCTCATTACCATGGAGGAGGAGCTGCGGCGCGAGCAATTGAAGATGTCGCTGGCCTTGTCGCACAAGCAGCGCGTCATTGAGGAGCAGGGCCAGCAAATCGCCGCGTTGGATGCAGCTAATAGTCGGCTGCTGAGCGCGCTGACCGCTCTGCGACAGCGCTATGAAAACCAACAGCAggcgcaacaacaacagcaagcgaATTTGGCGGGCGCAGGtgcacagcagcagcagcaggcgCAGTAA